A stretch of Choristoneura fumiferana chromosome 29, NRCan_CFum_1, whole genome shotgun sequence DNA encodes these proteins:
- the LOC141444117 gene encoding uncharacterized protein isoform X2, which translates to MEELKKLRLRRGQLKGTVTRIETFVKDPTSLTSATVDTLEARKEKLISALKEYESVQLDILSRDETDKEEMGTFEEVFFNTLAKLNESIRMLKGSEAAHTNNVSTSKLPNVDIPTFDGGLNRGPPRLCSAA; encoded by the exons ATGGAGGAGCTCAAGAAGTTGCGCTTGCGACGCGGGCAGCTCAAGGGAACTGTTACACGCATAGAAACATTCGTAAAGGATCCCACTAGTTTAACTTCGGCGACTGTGGACACTTTAGAGGCTAGAAAGGAGAAGTTAATAAGCGCCCTCAAAGAATATGAGAGTGTTCAACTCGATATTCTAAGCCGGGACGAGACCGACAAGGAAGAAATGGGAACATTTGAGGAGGTGTTCTTCAACACACTAGCCAAACTCAACGAGTCCATCAGAATGCTCAAGGGATCTGAAGCGGCGCACACAAATAATGTGTCAACATCGAAACTACCAAATGTAGATATACCAACTTTTGATG GAGGCCTCAATAGAGGACCGCCAAGACTTTGCAGCGCAGCATAA
- the LOC141444117 gene encoding uncharacterized protein isoform X1, whose product MEELKKLRLRRGQLKGTVTRIETFVKDPTSLTSATVDTLEARKEKLISALKEYESVQLDILSRDETDKEEMGTFEEVFFNTLAKLNESIRMLKGSEAAHTNNVSTSKLPNVDIPTFDGKDFTKFKPFYDMFLAVIDNNKSLSNVQKLFYLRKYLSDEALSVIVNLPLVNGSYQEALELFKKRYNNEARLISSHINVLLDILCMSKGTAASIRSFVSQVQQQLHALKNLNEPTDKCDMILITILGRKLDLHQ is encoded by the coding sequence ATGGAGGAGCTCAAGAAGTTGCGCTTGCGACGCGGGCAGCTCAAGGGAACTGTTACACGCATAGAAACATTCGTAAAGGATCCCACTAGTTTAACTTCGGCGACTGTGGACACTTTAGAGGCTAGAAAGGAGAAGTTAATAAGCGCCCTCAAAGAATATGAGAGTGTTCAACTCGATATTCTAAGCCGGGACGAGACCGACAAGGAAGAAATGGGAACATTTGAGGAGGTGTTCTTCAACACACTAGCCAAACTCAACGAGTCCATCAGAATGCTCAAGGGATCTGAAGCGGCGCACACAAATAATGTGTCAACATCGAAACTACCAAATGTAGATATACCAACTTTTGATGGTAAGGACTTCACTAAATTTAAGCCATTCTATGATATGTTTTTAGCAGTCATTGACAATAATAAGTCTCTGTCCAATGtacagaaattattttatttgaggaAATATTTGTCAGACGAAGCATTGTCAGTTATTGTGAATTTACCATTAGTAAATGGTTCATATCAAGAGGCGTTAGAATTATTCAAAAAGCGATATAATAACGAAGCTAGGTTGATTAGTAGCCATATCAATGTGCTTTTAGACATCCTATGCATGTCAAAGGGCACAGCGGCCTCTATAAGGTCATTTGTGTCACAAGTGCAGCAACAGTTGCAcgcattaaaaaatttaaatgaaccCACCGATAAGTGCGATATGATTTTAATCACCATTTTGGGTAGAAAGTTAGACTTACACCAATAG